A DNA window from Engystomops pustulosus chromosome 6, aEngPut4.maternal, whole genome shotgun sequence contains the following coding sequences:
- the PUSL1 gene encoding tRNA pseudouridine synthase-like 1 isoform X2, protein MAAQKLRPVGKVKFSISSRTDTGVHALCNSAHMDIERTPGKVPFSEAILVKALNFHLQPEPISILKAIRVSDDFHARFKAVSRTYFYRIVTGCERTDLPVFERNLCWAASETHLDIPRIQEAARFFVGKHDFSGFRSVNKETPFRSPVKTLLQASITPSTSFLPNHTQNSNLQFWDLTFKSKSFVYNQVRRMTSALVSVGLGHLTPQHIKLHLEERKPPVSPLIIVAPPSGLFLKEVEYDEKDLRYEPEE, encoded by the exons ATGGCAGCACAGAAGCTACGGCCTGTTGGAAAAGTCAAGTTCTCCATTTCCAGCCGTACGGACACTGGGGTCCATGCGCTTTGTAACTCTGCACATATGGACATTGAGAGGACCCCAGGAAAGGTTCCATTCTCAGAAGCCATATTGGTGAAAGCTTTAAATTTCCATCTACAACCAGAGCCCATCAG CATCCTCAAGGCCATACGTGTAAGTGACGATTTTCATGCTCGCTTCAAGGCGGTTTCCCGGACATACTTTTACCGGATAGTCACCGGATGTGAACGCACAGATTTGCCAGTGTTTGAAAGGAATCTATGCTGGGCGGCGAGTGAGAC CCATCTTGATATTCCACGGATTCAGGAAGCTGCTAGATTTTTTGTCGGGAAACATGATTTCAGCGGCTTCAGGTCTGTGAATAAAGAGACGCCATTTCGTTCCCCAGTCAAGACCTTGCTGCAGGCATCTATAACCCCGTCCACCAGCTTTCTACCAAATCACACACAAAACAG CAACCTTCAGTTCTGGGATTTAACCTTTAAAAGTAAATCTTTTGTTTATAACCAG GTGAGGAGGATGACCAGTGCACTGGTTTCTGTAGGGTTGGGTCATCTCACGCCACAACATATTAAACTCCATCTGGAAGAGCGGAAACCACCGGTGTCCCCCTTGATTATTGTTGCTCCACCCTCTGGACTGTTCCTTAAAGAAGTTGAATATGACGAGAAAG ATTTAAGGTACGAGCCAGAAGAGTGA
- the LOC140135045 gene encoding lysophosphatidic acid receptor 6-like: METTEGTPSNDTTGKCSLQADFQYGFFTVMYSLVFILGLPANALALFYLCRSKQRSRNSNIYFVNLSVVDLLFICLLPFRIYYHNTGNNWIFGDVACRITGALFYANIYLSIGFFTCISVDRYIAVVHPLMYLKLKCTRYPLILTIVIWIICSAIILPLILGGPLDNAPVNGTRTSCFEGFSSTMWQQRLAPYNICAFFFGFLVPFVVFGVVIPLIARRICEMKSSIHRKVALRIVAYILVVCMVCFLPYNVSYLLHFMMRMGIIRDCVSAMHIYKLRRITLALVSLNSCLNPILYFIPYLSRKLSASYSNQTYDLQNGKPVDKVIGKMASPCHLPRKLEPATLLAAKVEWSVL; this comes from the coding sequence ATGGAGACTACAGAAGGCACCCCCTCTAATGACACCACAGGAAAGTGCAGTCTCCAGGCAGACTTCCAGTATGGCTTCTTCACCGTCATGTACAGCCTGGTGTTCATACTCGGCCTCCCAGCGAATGCCTTAGCCCTGTTCTACCTGTGCCGAAGCAAGCAGCGTTCTCGCAACTCCAATATCTACTTTGTAAACCTGTCGGTGGTGGACTTATTATTCATCTGTCTCCTACCATTCCGCATTTATTATCATAATACGGGAAATAACTGGATCTTTGGCGATGTGGCTTGTCGCATCACTGGTGCTCTTTTCTATGCCAACATCTACCTGAGCATTGGCTTCTTTACATGTATAAGTGTGGACAGGTATATTGCAGTGGTCCACCCATTGATGTACTTGAAGCTGAAATGTACTCGTTACCCCTTGATATTGACCATTGTCATCTGGATCATTTGCAGCGCCATTATTTTGCCATTAATTCTGGGAGGACCGTTGGATAATGCCCCTGTGAATGGCACACGGACTTCTTGCTTTGAGGGCTTCTCCTCTACAATGTGGCAGCAGCGTCTGGCACCTTATAATATTTGTGCCTTTTTCTTTGGATTCCTGGTCCCTTTTGTTGTTTTTGGAGTGGTCATCCCTTTAATAGCACGGAGGATATGCGAGATGAAATCCAGCATCCATCGTAAAGTGGCCTTGAGGATTGTCGCCTATATTTTAGTggtgtgtatggtgtgttttcTGCCTTATAATGTCTCCTATCTGCTGCACTTCATGATGAGAATGGGCATAATCCGGGATTGTGTGTCTGCCATGCACATCTACAAGTTACGCCGCATCACTTTGGCGTTAGTGAGTCTGAACAGCTGCCTGAACCCCATTCTGTACTTTATCCCATATCTGAGTCGTAAGCTCAGTGCTTCCTACTCGAATCAGACTTACGACCTTCAGAACGGAAAACCTGTAGACAAAGTCATCGGCAAAATGGCTTCACCTTGTCATTTACCTAGAAAACTGGAACCTGCTACTTTactggcggccaaggttgaatgGTCAGTCCTATAA